From a single Brassica napus cultivar Da-Ae chromosome C9, Da-Ae, whole genome shotgun sequence genomic region:
- the LOC106416726 gene encoding NAC domain-containing protein 35: MAMVSSTTSTMTMSNQVNNNSDKGVQEDAHRHENHAQNDDEADDHDHDMVMPGFRFHPTEEELIEFYLRRKVEGKRFNVELITFLDLYRYDPWELPAMAAIGEKEWYFYVPRDRKYRNGDRPNRVTTSGYWKATGADRMIRSESARPIGLKKTLVFYSGKAPKGTRTSWIMNEYRLPHHETEKYQKAEISLCRVYKRPGVEDHLSLPRSLSTRHHNHTSSSSRLALRQQQQHHSSSSNHSDNNLNSNNNLEKLSTEYFGDGSSITTTNSNSDVTIALANQNIYRPMPYGVSNTPMISTTNKEDDENAIVDDLQRLVNYQISDGGSNINHQYYQIAQQFHNQQEVNANALQLVAGATTVALTPQTQAALAMNMIPAGTIPNSALWDLWNPLVPDGNRDHYTDSFQGI, translated from the exons ATGGCAATGGTATCCTCCACAACAAGCACCATGACCATGAGTAACCAAGTCAACAACAACAGTGATAAAGGTGTACAAGAAGATGCTCATAGACACGAGAATCATGCCCaaaatgatgatgaagctgatgatcaTGATCATGACATGGTCATGCCTGGATTCCGATTCCATCCCACAGAAGAAGAGCTCATAGAATTTTATCTTCGCCGTAAAGTCGAAGGCAAACGCTTCAATGTAGAACTCATCACATTCCTCGATCTTTATCGCTATGATCCTTGGGAACTTCCGG CGATGGCGGCTATAGGAGAGAAAGAGTGGTACTTCTATGTGCCAAGAGATCGAAAGTATAGAAATGGAGATAGACCAAACCGAGTAACGACTTCTGGGTATTGGAAAGCCACTGGAGCTGATCGGATGATCAGATCAGAGAGCGCTCGGCCTATCGGgttaaagaaaaccctagtctTCTACTCCGGTAAAGCCCCTAAAGGCACTCGTACCAGTTGGATAATGAATGAGTATCGTCTCCCTCACCATGAAACCGAGAAATACCAAAAG GCTGAAATATCATTGTGCCGAGTGTACAAAAGGCCAGGAGTAGAAGATCATCTATCCTTACCACGCTCTCTATCCACAAGACATCATAATCATACCTCATCATCTTCCCGCTTGGCCttaagacaacaacaacaacaccactCATCATCATCCAATCATTCAGACAACAACCTTAACAGCAACAACAATCTTGAGAAGCTCTCAACCGAATATTTTGGCGACGGTAGCAGCATAACCACCACAAACAGTAATTCTGACGTCACTATAGCTTTAGCCAATCAAAACATTTATCGTCCAATGCCTTATGGTGTAAGCAACACACCAATGATCTCCACAACTaataaagaagatgatgaaaacgCAATTGTTGATGATCTTCAAAGACTCGTTAACTACCAAATATCTGATGGAGGTAGTAACATCAATCACCAATACTATCAAATCGCTCAACAGTTTCATAATCAACAAGAGGTAAATGCAAACGCGTTGCAATTGGTGGCGGGGGCAACTACAGTGGCGCTAACGCCTCAAACGCAGGCGGCATTAGCGATGAACATGATCCCTGCAGGGACGATTCCAAACAGTGCTTTGTGGGATCTATGGAATCCACTAGTACCGGATGGAAACAGAGATCATTATACTGACTCTTTTCAAGgaatttaa
- the LOC125592553 gene encoding glutathione S-transferase T3-like — translation MDVNPYRNFVNLLQSQQDSSLGLDSSGTHLFGSEANDVTNLEEDTPLKRKERRTWTPSDDIVLINSWLNMSKDPVVGNEQRSVAFWKQIATYFSASPKIAACDRREAAHCKKRWHRINDQVCKFCGAYEAATRAKSSGKNENDILKLAHEIFFNNHHKKFTLEHCWKELRNDQKWCDLSISKTEGSSKKRKFEDSSHSASSQANVTDTGEDDYVTNRPPRVKASKGRGKKPTTELEFDGVWPLVGVPSPIKLDLFIAGVLGRE, via the exons ATGGATGTCAATCCATATCGAAATTTTGTTAATCTTCTTCAAAGTCAACAAGATAGTAGCTTAGGTTTAGACTCTTCTGGTACTCATCTATTCGGCAGTGAAGCTAACGACGTTACAAACTTGGAAGAAGACACTCCTCTAAAGCGCAAGGAAAGAAGGACGTGGACGCCATCGGATGATATTGTGCTCATCAACTCGTGGTTAAACATGAGCAAAGATCCCGTTGTTGGGAATGAGCAACGGTCTGTTGCATTCTGGAAACAAATTGCAACGTACTTTTCGGCCAGTCCTAAGATTGCTGCCTGTGATAGAAGGGAGGCGGCTCATTGTAAGAAACGTTGGCATAGGATCAACGACCAAGTATGCAAGTTCTGTGGCGCCTATGAAGCTGCAACACGAGCCAAAAGTAGTGGGAAAAATGAGAATGATATTCTCAAACTGGCCCACGAAATCTTCTTTAACAACCATCATAAGAAATTCACTCTTGAACATTGTTGGAAGGAACTGCGCAATGATCAAAAGTGGTGTGATCTTTCAATTTCAAAAACTGAAGGAAGCTCAAAAAAGAGGAAGTTTGAGGACAGTTCACACTCAGCAAGTTCTCAAGCAAATGTAACCGACACTGGTGAAGATGATTATGTCACCAACCGGCCCCCTCGTGTGAAGGCTTCAAAAGGTCGTGGTAAGAAGCCAACAACTGAGCTCGA GTTTGATGGCGTGTGGCCGCTTGTGGGGGTTCCTTCTCCAATAAAGCTCGACCTTTTCATTGCAGGTGTCCTTGGTCGCGAGTGA